A section of the Lineus longissimus chromosome 1, tnLinLong1.2, whole genome shotgun sequence genome encodes:
- the LOC135493769 gene encoding high-affinity choline transporter 1-like — MLNIGGLIAIIVFYLLILFVGIWAARKSKSTEANADSEDVMLAGRNIGLLVGVFTMTATWVGGGYINGTAEVIAKPGYGLVWCQAPFGYALSLVFGGLFFANKMRSEGYVTMLDPFQRKYGERMGGLLFIPALLGEVFWSAAILSALGATLSVIIDLNNTTAIIISACIAITYTLFGGLYSVAYTDVVQLFCILVGLWLCVPFAMTNPAVQPIMNTTHLWVGTLDPAYSGVYIDFGLVLIFGGIPWQVYFQRVLSSKTAFRAQILSYVAAVGCVVMAIPAVLIGAVAASTDWNQTDWDKEYPLLDEHYKLVLPMVLQYLCPKVVSFIGLGAVSAAVMSSADSSVLSASAMFARNVYKCVFRNKASEREIIWIMRGAIFAVGALATAMGITITTIYGLWYLCADLVFVILFPQLVSVVYLQGSNTYGALAGYILGIFFRFGGGEPLIHMPPLIKYPWYNEETNEQLFPFRVLSMLISFGTIVAVSYPLKYAFEEGIFPKKYDIFMCIVNIPEETLALKEPQEGEMTVLNSMKGSMANGQINPALKFSQEDLLDGDRSPIDDMPRKRMSVPGASPDDESPNKKFEDTTGL, encoded by the exons CGACGTGGGTGGGAGGGGGATACATCAATGGAACAGCTGAAGTGATCGCCAAACCTGGCTACGGTCTTGTGTGGTGTCAAGCTCCATTTGGCTATGCCCTTAGTTTGGTGTTTG GTGGTTTGTTCTTCGCCAACAAGATGCGCTCCGAGGGCTATGTGACAATGTTGGATCCGTTCCAGAGGAAGTACGGAGAGAGGATGGGAGGTCTTCTCTTTATTCCTGCCCTCCTTGGCGAAGTGTTCTGGTCTGCTGCCATCCTCTCTGCTCTCG GCGCCACCCTGTCGGTCATTATCGACCTCAACAACACCACAGCAATCATCATTTCTGCCTGCATCGCTATCACGTATACGCTCTTCGGAGGCCTCTACTCTGTCGCTTACACTGACGTGGTCCAGCTCTTCTGTATCCTCGTTGGTCTG TGGTTGTGTGTACCATTTGCTATGACAAACCCTGCAGTCCAGCCCATCATGAATACGACGCATCTTTGGGTCGGCACGCTTGACCCTGCCTACAGTGGTGTATATATTGATTTTGGTCTCGTACTTATATTTGGAGGCATTCCATGGCAG GTGTATTTCCAGAGGGTCCTTTCATCCAAGACAGCTTTCCGTGCCCAGATTCTCTCTTACGTTGCAGCTGTGGGCTGTGTTGTTATGGCAATCCCAGCTGTCCTTATTGGTGCAGTCGCAGCATCTACAG ATTGGAATCAAACTGACTGGGATAAAGAGTACCCGCTGTTAGACGAACACTACAAGTTGGTTCTGCCGATGGTCCTGCAGTACTTGTGTCCAAAGGTTGTATCGTTCATTGGCCTTGGTGCTGTGTCTGCCGCCGTCATGTCATCAGCTGACTCGTCTGTCCTCTCGGCCAGTGCTATGTTTGCCAGGAATGTCTACAAGTGTGTGTTCCGAAATAAG GCATCTGAAAGAGAGATCATCTGGATCATGCGAGGTGCCATCTTTGCTGTTGGAGCTCTTGCCACTGCCATGGGGATTACGATCACGACCATATATGGATTGTGGTACCTATGCGCCGACCTCGTCTTCGTAATTCTCTTCCCCCAACTCGTTTCAGTTGTTTACTTACAAGGAAGTAACACTTACGGTGCTCTTGCTGGATATATTTTAGGCATATTTTTCAGATTCGGGGGCGGTGAGCCTTTAATTCACATGCCACCGCTAATAAAATATCCCTGGTATAACGAGGAAACGAATGAACAACTATTCCCATTCCGGGTGTTGAGTATGTTAATCAGCTTCGGGACTATAGTAGCTGTGTCTTATCCGTTGAAATATGCTTTCGAGGAAGGAATATTCCCAAAGAAATATGACATATTCATGTGTATAGTGAATATACCTGAGGAAACGCTGGCATTGAAAGAACCACAGGAGGGTGAGATGACAGTTCTTAATTCCATGAAAGGTTCAATGGCGAATGGACAGATTAACCCTGCGCTTAAATTTTCACAGGAAGACCTACTGGATGGGGACCGATCGCCGATCGATGATATGCCTCGGAAACGCATGTCTGTTCCAGGCGCCAGTCCGGATGATGAGTCCCCCAACAAGAAGTTTGAAGACACGACAGGCTTATAA